One region of Candidatus Riesia pediculischaeffi genomic DNA includes:
- a CDS encoding DUF721 domain-containing protein, giving the protein MCDNYPKTFSFLLQEDQFRKSKLKMIHEKAKLLIRLNKIVLRILPKDLKNKCRVANYRDFILILEVINASRKMRLCFELPLLIKVLKDSVLPALSSIHIIVNPYLSFDEDAFCEDTYCSLSEQIVNSYRLSKMKESFRNSMKREENLEIQLMKLNYLLLKKKMK; this is encoded by the coding sequence GTGTGCGATAATTATCCAAAAACATTTTCTTTCTTGTTACAAGAAGATCAGTTCAGAAAAAGTAAATTAAAGATGATTCATGAGAAGGCAAAGTTGTTGATTCGATTGAACAAAATTGTCCTGAGAATTCTTCCAAAAGATTTGAAAAATAAATGTCGAGTAGCTAATTATCGAGATTTTATTTTAATACTTGAGGTAATTAATGCAAGTAGAAAAATGAGATTATGTTTTGAACTGCCGCTGTTAATAAAAGTTTTAAAAGATTCTGTACTGCCAGCTTTATCTTCAATTCACATTATCGTTAATCCTTATCTTTCTTTCGATGAGGATGCATTCTGCGAGGATACATATTGTTCCTTATCCGAACAAATAGTAAACTCTTATCGTTTGAGCAAAATGAAGGAGAGTTTTAGAAATTCGATGAAAAGAGAAGAGAATTTAGAAATTCAACTGATGAAACTGAATTATCTTTTATTAAAGAAAAAAATGAAATGA
- a CDS encoding cation:proton antiporter, protein MDHSSQSLMATITGGLCLAYLFGMISQKIKISPLVGYLTAGFIIGPFTPGFVVNTVLASELAEIGIILLMFGVGLHFSLNDLLSVKSIAVPGAIIQVLITTLLGFILSRCIGCEIFSGVLFGLCFSTSSTLVLLRTLEEKKIVCSKIGKISIGWLIVEDLIMLLILLILPVLYNLVNDVVQENHLFSIFIRTLLTMVKVSCFIVLTLMFGKRLIPYLLSKTEETDSRELFTLAILVFAIGIAYASVTLFNVSFAIGAFFAGITLNKSKLSKKAAKDILPLKDAFAVLFFVSVGMLLDPTVLLTYPIQILIILTIIVFGKLFFISFLIKLFGYSYKDSFGVAVNLTQIGEFSFILSKIGTNLHLFSHEVQNLILSGAVISIIVNSFLVKINNVTGFFRK, encoded by the coding sequence ATGGATCATTCTTCTCAATCTTTGATGGCTACAATCACAGGAGGACTATGTCTAGCATATCTTTTTGGGATGATTTCTCAAAAAATTAAAATATCTCCTTTGGTAGGGTATCTAACAGCTGGATTTATTATCGGTCCTTTTACACCAGGGTTCGTTGTGAATACCGTGCTTGCCAGTGAACTTGCCGAAATTGGAATAATATTGCTCATGTTCGGAGTTGGTTTGCACTTTTCATTGAATGATCTCCTCTCAGTTAAATCTATCGCAGTCCCAGGGGCAATCATACAAGTTCTTATCACGACGTTGTTAGGCTTTATATTATCGAGATGCATAGGTTGTGAAATTTTTTCTGGAGTTCTATTCGGACTATGTTTTTCGACTTCTAGCACTTTGGTGTTGTTAAGAACCTTAGAAGAAAAAAAGATTGTTTGCAGTAAAATTGGAAAAATTTCTATTGGATGGTTGATCGTTGAAGATTTGATTATGCTATTGATCCTGCTGATACTGCCAGTATTGTATAATCTGGTCAACGATGTGGTACAAGAGAATCATCTTTTTTCGATTTTCATAAGAACCTTGTTGACGATGGTAAAGGTTTCTTGTTTCATCGTATTGACTTTGATGTTTGGAAAGAGATTAATTCCATACCTTCTTTCGAAAACAGAGGAAACTGATTCTAGAGAACTCTTTACTCTAGCGATTCTAGTGTTCGCGATAGGGATCGCGTACGCTTCCGTTACTTTGTTCAATGTTTCTTTCGCAATAGGTGCATTTTTTGCTGGAATAACGCTAAATAAATCTAAATTAAGTAAAAAAGCAGCAAAGGACATCCTCCCATTGAAGGATGCGTTCGCGGTCCTCTTCTTTGTGTCAGTCGGTATGTTGCTCGATCCAACTGTGTTGTTGACGTATCCAATACAAATTTTGATAATCTTAACAATTATAGTGTTTGGAAAACTGTTTTTTATCTCTTTTCTGATCAAACTGTTCGGATACAGCTACAAAGATTCTTTTGGAGTGGCCGTCAATTTAACACAAATAGGAGAGTTTTCATTTATTTTATCTAAAATAGGCACAAATCTACACTTATTCAGCCACGAGGTTCAGAATCTGATTCTTTCAGGAGCCGTAATTTCTATCATTGTTAATTCTTTTTTAGTGAAAATAAACAACGTAACAGGTTTCTTCAGAAAATGA
- the argS gene encoding arginine--tRNA ligase has protein sequence MNIKQIIQEKIRSIVTFENFCDSVEVRVRFSKNRKTFGDYQIEGLSNILKSNRISLETFKRKLCYLFSKEEYIKSIKIIEPNFINIFLHERWISRQIDTIFSKDRLGVSQDNYQKKIVTIIDYSSPNMAKNMHVGHLRSTIIGDTVVRVSKFLGKKVIKANHIGDWGTQFGMIIAYLKEILRKNCVKNITLEKIEDIYQRSRKIFDQNGRFSHISRRYIQQLQSGDDELLTLWNDLVQITILENQRIYDLLGVSLNKGDIVAESFYKDMLQDIVEDLKQKKIAVIHNGAVVVYLDDFKNHHGRSSAVMIQKSDGGYLYATVEIACLKYRCEKLKADRIIYYVDSRQTRHLQQSWAIARKAGYIKKRVKLEHHQIGMILGEDKKPFRTRSGRNIKLFDLLKESITRARKFIVDKNSEHLNKRSISRTARKIGIGSVKYSDLSKNRKTDYVFDWNNVFSFIGNTSSYIQYTYSRTKSLINRSNISPKELKNDFYLSDRYERELSIQLLRLEEVLQDVSKMGLPNILCCYLYELSNIFSKFYEHCAILHSIDDIQKENRIKLVFLTERTIKIGLNLLGIQTVSKM, from the coding sequence ATGAACATTAAACAAATTATCCAAGAAAAGATACGATCTATAGTAACCTTTGAAAATTTCTGTGACAGCGTTGAAGTTCGAGTGCGTTTTTCTAAAAATAGGAAAACATTCGGAGATTATCAGATAGAAGGATTATCCAATATTTTAAAATCAAATCGAATATCTTTGGAAACTTTCAAAAGAAAGTTATGCTATCTTTTTTCAAAGGAAGAGTATATAAAAAGTATAAAAATAATCGAACCGAATTTCATCAATATCTTTCTTCATGAAAGATGGATCTCTAGACAGATAGATACAATTTTTTCGAAGGATCGTTTAGGTGTCTCTCAAGATAACTATCAAAAAAAAATTGTTACAATAATAGACTACTCTTCCCCAAATATGGCGAAAAACATGCATGTTGGACATTTAAGGTCTACAATCATTGGAGATACAGTAGTGAGGGTATCAAAATTCCTAGGGAAGAAAGTGATCAAAGCAAATCATATTGGAGATTGGGGTACTCAATTTGGAATGATTATAGCCTATTTGAAGGAAATACTAAGAAAAAATTGTGTGAAAAACATAACATTAGAAAAAATTGAAGATATTTATCAGAGATCTAGAAAAATTTTTGATCAAAATGGACGATTCTCCCATATTTCTAGAAGATATATTCAACAATTACAATCTGGAGATGATGAATTACTCACTTTATGGAACGATCTCGTTCAGATTACGATATTAGAAAATCAAAGAATATACGATCTTCTTGGAGTATCCCTTAATAAGGGAGATATAGTAGCAGAAAGCTTTTACAAGGATATGTTGCAAGATATAGTCGAAGATTTAAAACAAAAAAAAATAGCGGTGATACACAATGGGGCCGTGGTGGTCTATTTAGACGATTTCAAAAATCATCATGGAAGATCTTCAGCCGTGATGATTCAAAAGAGCGACGGAGGGTATCTATACGCAACCGTCGAAATTGCCTGTTTAAAATATAGATGTGAAAAGTTAAAGGCAGATCGTATCATATATTACGTTGATTCAAGACAAACACGTCATTTACAACAATCTTGGGCTATCGCTAGGAAAGCTGGTTATATCAAAAAACGAGTAAAACTGGAACATCATCAGATCGGTATGATTTTAGGAGAAGATAAAAAACCGTTTCGAACTAGATCTGGAAGGAACATTAAATTATTTGATCTTCTGAAGGAATCAATTACGAGGGCAAGAAAATTCATTGTCGATAAAAATTCTGAACATCTTAACAAAAGAAGTATCTCTCGAACTGCGCGTAAGATAGGAATCGGATCAGTTAAATATTCTGACTTATCTAAAAATAGAAAAACGGACTACGTATTTGATTGGAATAATGTATTTTCATTCATCGGAAACACTTCTTCATACATCCAATATACGTATTCTAGGACAAAATCTTTAATAAATAGATCGAATATAAGTCCTAAGGAACTGAAAAATGATTTCTACTTATCTGACAGGTATGAGAGAGAATTATCTATACAATTGTTGAGGTTGGAGGAAGTGTTACAAGACGTCTCCAAAATGGGTTTACCGAACATCTTGTGTTGTTACTTATATGAATTATCTAATATATTTTCAAAATTTTATGAACATTGTGCTATTCTACATTCAATAGACGACATTCAAAAAGAAAACAGAATTAAGTTAGTCTTCTTAACTGAGAGAACCATAAAGATCGGTTTGAATCTTTTAGGAATTCAAACCGTGTCAAAGATGTAA
- the cmoA gene encoding carboxy-S-adenosyl-L-methionine synthase CmoA: MKKKDQLSKKYLTSGSWKFNRKVSEVFHDMVHRSIPGYKNISDTIGYFSQKFVQPKSNIYDLGCAIGGVTESIIKYVKNEDCKIISIDKSSDMIDEFKKRFSNKYGENFSVKIMKQDVLKTDIRNASVVILNFTLQFIRPSKKSYILKRIYNGLNKGGILILSEKVRSENKDNLFINAHKDFKLSNGYSTLEISQKERMLKNVMFVESIRQNRYRLKHSGFRRTVLWFQYLNFISLITFKLQ, from the coding sequence ATGAAAAAGAAAGATCAATTATCTAAAAAATATCTAACTTCAGGTAGTTGGAAATTTAATCGAAAGGTTTCAGAAGTATTTCACGATATGGTGCATAGATCCATTCCGGGATACAAAAATATCTCTGATACGATCGGATATTTTTCTCAAAAATTTGTACAACCAAAGAGCAATATATACGACCTAGGATGTGCGATAGGGGGAGTTACCGAATCTATCATCAAATACGTAAAGAATGAAGATTGCAAAATCATCTCTATAGACAAATCGTCAGATATGATTGATGAATTTAAAAAAAGATTTTCTAACAAATATGGAGAAAATTTTTCAGTAAAAATCATGAAGCAAGATGTGCTTAAAACAGATATCAGAAACGCATCAGTAGTGATTTTGAATTTTACATTACAGTTCATTCGACCTTCCAAAAAATCGTATATCTTAAAAAGGATCTATAATGGTCTTAATAAAGGTGGAATCTTAATCCTCTCGGAGAAAGTGAGATCAGAAAATAAAGATAACTTGTTTATAAACGCACATAAAGATTTTAAATTGTCAAATGGGTATAGCACTTTAGAAATTTCACAAAAGGAAAGAATGTTGAAAAATGTCATGTTTGTAGAATCAATCAGACAGAATCGATATAGGCTGAAACATTCTGGTTTTCGTCGTACTGTACTGTGGTTTCAATACTTGAATTTCATATCATTAATCACATTTAAATTACAATAG
- the dnaX gene encoding DNA polymerase III subunit gamma/tau has product MKDLTLARKWRPISFQDISGQEHVIESLSYCLHEGKLHHTYLFSGSHGVGKTTIARIFSKGMSCKSGITDHPCNRCDNCTEIQNGSFIDLIEVDAASKSKIEHIKEILDNSEYLPAKGKFKIFLIDEVHMLSRYSFNALLKKLEEPPEHIKFLLATTNPEKLPSTIISRCLHFQLNILSEEKICDRLERIFLCENVQNDLSSRKLIARLSGGSLRDALNISEQVISVGKGKISKDLIIDIIGIPDEDCSFQIMKSIAQNDFKKMMSIVEEFSKRSGNWDKLLSSLLNFIHEIIIAKFLQNDRAHYKEIHKNIWIMLNLIKSTEDLYFYYHTILSGRKNISFSPTRRIGVEVTLCKAITKFNFSDVSNKSKSST; this is encoded by the coding sequence ATGAAAGATCTTACGCTAGCTAGAAAATGGAGACCCATTTCTTTTCAAGACATTTCTGGACAAGAACATGTCATCGAATCGTTGTCCTATTGTTTACACGAGGGGAAGTTGCACCATACATATCTTTTTTCCGGATCTCATGGGGTCGGAAAAACAACAATAGCCAGAATTTTCTCTAAAGGAATGAGTTGTAAATCAGGAATCACTGATCATCCTTGTAACCGATGTGATAATTGTACTGAGATTCAGAATGGATCTTTTATCGATTTGATCGAAGTAGATGCAGCATCTAAATCTAAAATAGAACATATAAAAGAAATATTGGATAATTCAGAATATCTTCCGGCAAAAGGAAAATTTAAAATATTCTTAATAGATGAAGTGCACATGTTATCCAGGTATAGTTTTAACGCTTTATTGAAAAAATTGGAAGAACCTCCAGAACATATAAAATTTTTGCTAGCAACAACTAATCCAGAAAAGTTACCTTCCACGATTATCTCTAGATGTTTACATTTTCAACTGAACATATTAAGTGAAGAGAAAATTTGTGATAGATTGGAAAGAATCTTTCTATGCGAGAATGTGCAAAACGATCTTTCGTCTAGGAAGTTAATCGCAAGATTATCAGGAGGAAGTTTAAGAGACGCTTTGAATATTTCAGAGCAAGTTATTTCGGTTGGAAAAGGAAAGATATCAAAGGATCTCATAATTGACATCATCGGAATACCAGATGAAGATTGCTCATTTCAAATCATGAAATCTATTGCACAGAACGATTTCAAAAAAATGATGTCTATAGTAGAAGAGTTTTCAAAAAGAAGTGGAAACTGGGATAAGTTGTTGTCAAGTTTATTAAACTTCATCCACGAAATAATCATTGCAAAGTTTTTGCAAAACGATAGAGCACACTACAAAGAAATTCATAAGAACATCTGGATCATGTTAAATTTGATCAAATCCACGGAAGATCTATACTTCTATTACCACACCATACTATCCGGAAGAAAGAACATCTCTTTCTCTCCGACTAGAAGAATTGGTGTGGAAGTTACTCTATGCAAAGCCATAACGAAGTTCAATTTCTCTGATGTTTCAAATAAATCGAAATCTTCGACATAA
- the cmoB gene encoding tRNA 5-methoxyuridine(34)/uridine 5-oxyacetic acid(34) synthase CmoB has product MLHFIKFYEAVFIIFSEKWIKISSNRIKKWKNFFTNRKFDHFLKIVDKLPKVKPDVLNIKTEISVKNLTQDSEFLRKKIKSLLLQLSPWKKGPFDLYGLEIDSEWRSDMKWNRIIPHISSLKNRTVLDVGCGNGYYLWRILGEQAKFIIGVDPSILCFFQFKAVERLIGQKKNVNFFPMRIEHIPYLKIFDTIFSMGVIYHQPSPIEHLRHLNNQLKDGGELVLESLVIQKQHHDCLVPVERYSGMRNIYFIPSVDMLKVWLKKCGFSNIKIISQTYTSIEEQRSTDWSNFSLLENVVHSNDPNITREGYPSPIRVIVLAKKS; this is encoded by the coding sequence ATGTTACATTTCATAAAGTTTTATGAGGCAGTGTTCATTATCTTTTCCGAAAAATGGATAAAGATCTCTTCCAATAGAATTAAAAAATGGAAAAATTTTTTTACAAATAGAAAATTCGACCATTTTTTAAAAATCGTCGATAAACTACCTAAAGTGAAACCAGATGTATTAAATATCAAGACCGAAATTTCAGTAAAAAATCTCACACAAGATAGTGAGTTTTTAAGAAAAAAAATAAAAAGTTTGTTGCTTCAACTTTCTCCTTGGAAAAAAGGTCCATTCGATTTGTATGGACTAGAGATCGATTCAGAGTGGAGGTCTGATATGAAGTGGAACAGAATTATCCCTCATATATCTTCGCTGAAAAACAGGACAGTTCTTGATGTAGGATGTGGAAACGGATATTATTTATGGAGGATTCTTGGAGAGCAAGCAAAATTTATCATAGGAGTAGATCCATCTATTTTATGTTTTTTTCAGTTCAAAGCGGTTGAAAGACTCATCGGTCAAAAAAAAAACGTAAACTTTTTTCCAATGCGAATCGAACATATTCCTTATCTGAAAATTTTTGATACAATTTTTTCGATGGGAGTGATCTATCATCAACCATCTCCTATAGAACACTTAAGACATCTGAATAATCAACTAAAAGATGGAGGAGAGTTGGTTCTAGAAAGTTTAGTGATCCAAAAACAACACCATGATTGTTTAGTACCAGTTGAAAGATATTCAGGTATGAGAAATATCTACTTCATTCCATCGGTCGATATGTTGAAAGTTTGGTTAAAAAAATGTGGTTTTTCTAATATCAAAATCATTAGTCAGACATATACTTCAATAGAAGAGCAGAGGTCGACTGATTGGTCCAATTTTAGTTTGTTGGAGAATGTAGTACATTCAAATGATCCGAACATCACTAGAGAAGGTTATCCTTCCCCTATCAGGGTGATCGTGTTAGCTAAAAAATCTTAA
- a CDS encoding adenylate kinase family protein, whose product MIGIILIGAPCSGKGTHSEFICRRYDVSKISVGDLLRSRTSLIDPYDDRVDHLISRGRLIEDETIIDIMRKKFAEMNCRKGFLLDGFPRTVRQARSMLELVEDVRYILIELMVDTSKIMDRISGRLIHIPSNRIYHSTFNPPKKKGLDDLTGEKLEVRIDDTSEIVRKRIDIYHRCTEPLIRFCREIERVSCFKVDANKGIKDVQKEIVKILDRAHSNDLHRRLTRRSNL is encoded by the coding sequence ATGATAGGAATCATACTAATAGGAGCTCCATGTTCTGGAAAGGGGACTCATTCTGAGTTCATCTGCAGGAGATATGATGTATCAAAAATTTCTGTAGGGGATCTTCTAAGATCTCGGACATCTTTGATCGATCCATATGATGACAGAGTAGATCATTTAATTAGTCGAGGTCGTTTGATCGAGGATGAAACAATCATCGATATTATGAGGAAAAAATTTGCCGAGATGAATTGTAGAAAGGGATTTCTTTTAGATGGTTTTCCAAGAACGGTACGACAAGCTCGATCCATGCTTGAATTAGTAGAGGATGTTCGCTACATATTGATCGAACTAATGGTCGATACAAGTAAGATTATGGATCGAATATCTGGACGTTTGATCCATATCCCTTCCAACAGAATATATCACTCCACATTCAATCCTCCTAAAAAGAAAGGTTTGGATGATCTTACCGGAGAAAAATTAGAAGTTAGGATAGACGATACATCTGAGATAGTACGAAAAAGAATCGATATATACCATCGTTGTACAGAACCTTTGATACGTTTCTGTAGAGAAATAGAAAGGGTTTCGTGTTTTAAGGTGGATGCAAACAAAGGTATCAAAGATGTTCAAAAGGAAATCGTTAAAATATTGGATCGAGCTCATTCTAACGATCTACATCGAAGGCTGACACGTAGATCCAATCTTTAA
- the folD gene encoding bifunctional methylenetetrahydrofolate dehydrogenase/methenyltetrahydrofolate cyclohydrolase FolD — protein sequence MLAKIIDGKKISKIIRKKIYERVKVRIASGKRVPGVAAILVGDNPASKVYVREKYKICKTIGFFSKLYDLSKDIDEVHLLNLISRLNKDKEIDGIFVSLPLPKNINSIKILEKIRPDKDIDGLHPYNIGRLCQRTPKLKPCTSQGIITLLKRYKIKLIGLNSVVVGASNYVGRPISLELLSEGCTITMVHRFTNNMVYHIKNADLLVVAIGKPNFIPGDWIKPGAIVVDVGINCTDDGKIVGDVCYKEAIEIAGWITPVPGGVGPMTVTMLMRNILYACEIH from the coding sequence ATGTTAGCAAAAATTATTGATGGAAAAAAAATTTCTAAAATTATCAGAAAAAAAATTTATGAAAGAGTAAAAGTTAGAATCGCTTCTGGAAAAAGAGTGCCAGGAGTAGCTGCTATATTAGTTGGAGATAATCCAGCTTCTAAAGTCTACGTTCGAGAGAAATATAAGATTTGTAAAACAATTGGATTTTTTTCGAAATTATATGATCTATCAAAAGATATCGATGAAGTTCATCTTCTAAATTTGATCAGTCGATTAAATAAAGATAAAGAAATTGATGGAATATTCGTTTCTTTACCTCTTCCAAAGAATATTAATTCAATTAAAATTCTTGAGAAGATAAGACCGGATAAAGATATAGATGGTTTGCATCCGTACAATATTGGACGTCTCTGTCAAAGAACACCTAAATTGAAGCCGTGCACTTCTCAGGGAATTATTACGCTTCTAAAGCGTTATAAAATCAAATTGATTGGATTGAACTCGGTAGTAGTCGGTGCATCCAATTATGTCGGAAGACCTATTTCTCTAGAGTTGCTTTCAGAAGGATGTACCATCACGATGGTTCATCGTTTCACCAACAACATGGTTTACCATATTAAGAATGCTGATCTACTGGTGGTTGCTATCGGTAAACCTAACTTCATTCCTGGAGATTGGATAAAACCAGGAGCGATCGTAGTAGATGTCGGAATTAATTGTACAGATGATGGAAAAATCGTCGGGGATGTATGCTATAAGGAAGCTATAGAGATAGCTGGATGGATTACACCCGTCCCGGGAGGTGTTGGACCAATGACTGTCACAATGTTGATGAGAAACATATTATATGCTTGTGAAATCCATTAA
- the htpG gene encoding molecular chaperone HtpG, with protein sequence MEETKKEVLQFQSEVKQLLGLMVYSLYSNRDIFIRELISNASDAINKLKFIAISDSSLYEKEHDFEIRISLDKKNKTISIRDNGIGMSKSDIIKNLGTIAKSGTKEFLKFSKDCDKKNINQLIGQFGVGFYSSFIVSKKVIVKSRLAGSERSQGVLWESEGTGEYSIKYEDKVDRGTEVILHVKEDQEDLLSHSKLSNIIKRYSNHIDIPIKMKTVDRRENRTFWKQINLATALWRKDKSNISENEYREFYKNLFKDSFDPIFWMHNKVEGTQEYISLMFIPSKSSIDLWNREKKGSFYLYVRRVFIKDISDQVVPNYLRFIRGLIDSEHLSLNISREILQKDENVRKLKKQITRRILNSLEMLSKNHPEKYQMVWDGFGSVLKEGPAEDISHKSSIINLLRFSSTFVEDEQQTVSLREYCDRAEKGQNKIYYLTADNYISAKKSPHLDCFKNQNIEVLLLYDRIDEWMMNYIFEFRGKEFQSISKNDSFLEDTVTQRKNDIIISDEKIFQPFLKRVKMVLEKDIKDVHMTCRLEKYPCVLKTDKNEMSSQMAKLFSSVGQSVPPIKYDFFLNRSHPIINKIMKIEDENLFSRWVKTIFNQALLIEQGYLKDVNQFIIDINQLLSS encoded by the coding sequence ATGGAAGAGACAAAAAAAGAAGTGTTACAATTTCAGTCCGAGGTGAAACAGCTCTTGGGTTTGATGGTTTATTCGCTTTACTCCAACAGAGATATATTCATTAGAGAACTTATCTCAAATGCTTCCGATGCGATCAACAAACTTAAGTTCATTGCTATCTCTGATTCCTCCCTATACGAAAAAGAACATGATTTTGAAATTAGGATTTCCTTAGATAAAAAGAATAAAACAATATCCATCAGAGATAATGGAATCGGGATGAGTAAAAGTGATATCATCAAAAACTTAGGAACCATTGCGAAATCTGGAACCAAAGAGTTCCTAAAATTCTCGAAAGATTGTGATAAAAAAAATATAAATCAGTTGATCGGTCAGTTTGGAGTAGGGTTTTATTCTTCTTTTATCGTCTCCAAAAAGGTGATCGTGAAAAGTAGACTCGCAGGTTCAGAACGTAGTCAAGGAGTTTTATGGGAATCTGAAGGGACAGGGGAGTATTCTATCAAATATGAAGACAAGGTAGACCGTGGTACGGAGGTAATCCTACATGTTAAAGAAGATCAGGAAGATCTACTAAGTCATTCAAAGCTATCTAATATCATCAAACGATACTCTAACCATATCGATATTCCAATAAAAATGAAGACAGTTGATCGAAGAGAAAATCGAACATTTTGGAAACAGATCAATCTTGCCACAGCTCTATGGAGAAAAGATAAAAGTAATATTTCAGAAAACGAATATAGAGAATTCTACAAAAATTTGTTCAAAGATAGTTTTGATCCGATATTTTGGATGCATAATAAAGTGGAAGGAACACAAGAATATATCAGTTTAATGTTTATACCTTCTAAATCCTCTATAGATTTATGGAACCGTGAAAAGAAAGGATCGTTCTACCTTTATGTGAGGAGGGTCTTTATCAAAGACATCTCCGATCAAGTTGTTCCGAACTATCTACGTTTCATAAGAGGATTAATTGATTCTGAACATCTTTCTTTGAACATATCCAGAGAAATTTTACAGAAAGATGAAAACGTGCGAAAGCTAAAAAAACAGATTACTAGAAGAATTCTAAATTCTTTGGAGATGTTGTCTAAGAATCATCCAGAGAAGTATCAGATGGTATGGGATGGATTCGGTTCGGTCTTAAAGGAAGGTCCTGCAGAAGATATATCGCATAAATCATCCATCATCAACCTGTTGAGGTTCTCGTCTACTTTTGTAGAAGACGAACAACAGACGGTCTCTCTGAGAGAATATTGTGATAGGGCAGAGAAAGGACAGAACAAGATCTATTATCTTACAGCAGATAACTATATCTCTGCGAAAAAAAGTCCACATCTGGACTGCTTCAAAAATCAAAATATTGAAGTCTTGTTGCTATATGATAGAATTGACGAATGGATGATGAACTATATATTTGAATTCCGAGGGAAAGAGTTCCAATCGATCAGCAAAAACGATTCTTTTCTGGAAGATACAGTCACTCAACGAAAAAACGATATCATCATCTCTGATGAAAAGATCTTCCAACCTTTTCTTAAAAGGGTGAAGATGGTTCTGGAAAAAGATATAAAAGATGTTCACATGACTTGCAGATTAGAAAAATATCCCTGTGTTCTGAAAACTGATAAAAATGAAATGAGTAGTCAGATGGCCAAACTGTTCTCATCGGTTGGTCAATCTGTTCCTCCAATTAAATATGATTTCTTCTTGAATAGATCACATCCAATAATAAATAAAATCATGAAGATAGAAGATGAGAATCTATTTTCTAGATGGGTAAAAACAATCTTTAATCAAGCTTTGCTGATAGAACAAGGTTATTTAAAGGATGTTAATCAGTTTATCATTGATATTAATCAGCTGCTCTCTTCATGA